The DNA window cacacacctcaaataagagattattttactatgggtagacatcgtaatattgatacagcatatttaattcaaagttatggtgcaacacaaaaacatttcaccagagataatgcaatatgattgttatattcaaaattgatcaattatcactcaaattaatacatagagactatgtgggtgaagatatttgcttcagagatttcagtaaattgtgttcaaatgtgtggaattctaagaagcatagttttcttactattatgaccgaatgtacagctaatagtggaaaatatagacagggtctggataactttattgacattcagtagagagtgagtagcagtgaaagaatgaggatgtctcgtagaagacaaaacgctagtgttgctctaatcgataagattaagaaattgaggaaagttattagagataaacatagaagcattgtacattttgaaaagcaatctgacaattacagagaaaaactttttaaaccgattatcacacctttagttgaaatggggaaaactaaTCTTTCTCACCACTCTGATCagagttttataccaaaaaaggaggaacaagaagaagaagaagaagaagaagacgaaagtatggaattgggagaaaaacatgatgatgaaacaatagaagttgcatcaccatcagcagctgaaaaagatctaagcatgaacgaatcaagtatatttaattcaactaggcttgagagtgatacaagcggaaataaagaagataaagaatcaagtgcttgcacaatatttgtatacatttcatagtgaaaaatggataactcgattccttatggaatttcctacgattctgaccgaaaattatattttatgggtgagatggttgttagctttgataactacttcttttatattgataacgaaaaattccgaattacacatggactattagaactgttatttgcgcaaagaccaaattcatatctctttgatgaaaaagatctaaataaatacaagaagattttatcaataacaaaagttcatttggatagacgaggatatgtgaaacgtaacagtggtgtaaagtctcgcttaattcaaatgctgtttcctgttaaaaaaacaagtaagagaggttctggcttattgaaatttgcaaaaaatacttctagcaatagaatttaccaatattatgacaactatgacgaattggttcagagacttcatttattaaaatcatcaaaacttgctgGGCACTCagctcatgatgttgagattgcatcaattatagaAGATTGcgtgaaggtaaaattattgtttagttgcagAATGAGCGTGCACAGATTCGGAGGTAAAAGCGAGAGAGTCGCCGCGAAGAAAGACATTGTATGGAATGAACCAGATCTTACcagttttagtgagagaataatacaggcaattaatcaacagggtgttagtgaatctctgcattcgtatttagattcacaattatctaatatagtaagaatattggattgaacaagatcgaaaaggaacacatcttcagtacattacaacagttatctgacaatatcgataggggacttaaagagaaatctatcaattggagaattctcttcatgatctcaaatcaacaacagagatattcagatcacacttgaatacgatcaacgataataaagttgacaagaattatttggatgagaaattgaaagttatctcagacaagattaaagatttgcaagtattagatagaaattatctaaataccagattgaaacagcttagcacagaactttttactagagtaaatgaaactcattcattatcggttgataaggaatatttggataaaactgtgcaggcattgaataacattgttataaccAACAAGAGTTAGAAGATCGATTATCTGCAATGACTAATACAataaagacaaatcttatggaggggattgaacaatttgttcaaaaaacgatttgaatacattgctaactacgtttagcaaaacttatgtattgaaaaatgatctgagtagtgaaatgcaagcattattaagaaagatgaattacaagctacactcaaatcaattcggaggaaatagcaacttcaattaaaaatacagagaatgaTGAGTGACGAGATTACAAGTTCGGCTACATTCAACGATTATCTCACATATTTATACCCGAATAGCATACCAATAGTGACAATTATGCGAAAGTtagtttccatatgaattggattgaggcgAAATCgcataatttgacagaagatcaagtaggtgattTAATAACCGATAAATGGGTttaatatctacgccgatgttctaaaaccctaaagttaggatcatatcaatctttaaccgattttcactatgcaaattgcttgggagaaatagctacattctatttcaacgtTCACATGCATTTTTCCAAGCTGAAACAAGAAACGTGTTAATGCAcgaatttgagatgaattagaacagagatgcattcgtccttgtgaCTCTGCAAAAATGGACAATActcaagtattgaattagaccggAACTGCATTGTCCTTGTAAGCTATGTGACTAAATTGCAAAACGTGACAATAGTGaagtattgaattagaccgcaacagcattcgtccttgtaagctctctgaagtgaaattttgaaacatgttaatcATCAGCCAAGAGCAGATTGGTGCGTAATGATAACGCCCAAGGTTGTCTCACGGTAAGCAAACGTTGCTACATAGTGTTGTGAAAACTACAACAAGAatgacaatgtttttcagtttgataatatgttaaaaatgtaagatttggtgaaagattattatcaatatagattcagaaaagaactttgaattcactattattcttccaaaggATTCAACTATGCTTGCATAAAGAGTTTTGAAAAGATGGGATTTGATGTTACTGCTGGACATATATTCTTGGAAGAATGATAAAATCTCATCCTAGTTGTCAGTACATCTAGAATTTATGACAGTAAGAAATCGTTTCACTTAATTCTCCCAGTGTTCGTTGTGTGTACAACTCgttgtcaagaacatgtttcagttaaatctgagagtaagatattcatttcacaagaagttcgtttcacttgaatctgtcagtagattgcctctcactctcacacacatatctctctctctactattaatcatcaaatagactaTGACTAAATGTATTgagcatgactaaatgtaattagccatgactatattactagagcatgacaagagagagagagagagtatcatcttcctctccttctaactagagcatgacaagagagagagagtatcatcttcctctccttctcttctccttcttcttctccttctcttctccttcttcttctttcttctctccttcttcttcctcttcttctagagagagagagagagagaggaggttCTTCTAAGGGGGCTGTTGAGGGGGCGGAGAGGTGGGGCAGGAGCGGGGGAGGTGCGGGACGGTAGGATGGGTGGCTgtgagggggggggggggaaaagTCATAAAAAAAGGCGATGGTTTCGGCGTTGTCCGTCTACTGGTTTCTTGCAATTTAtatgtagttctgattttttaatatattatttgggtacataagagaagtccagaaccaatttctccatgcacaatttccttgtgctagatacagagtggcccaaagacctcgtattttcggctcatttccatttctaaaatccatcttgaataaCGTTTCCCTATCATAGTACTGCTAAAATcgtaatatgataaaaatatctacaatttccggatttttttcaccATCTAATCTCTCACTCtacgaacatatttttccataaatcgTTTACAGCAGgtgaaagaggaaattatatTAACATTTcagatcaagtaatgatttttatattaaggggttaccgagatacatatctttggaatatagaaattggccatttttttgtgtattggaattgGGCTTAGTACCTCAACAATAATCttcttccacttttcgaccgaactcgacttatgatgcatgattttggaccgccttgacgagccgagaagatgaagtgtagtacgatgaaatttGAGCGTTGTGTCAGAAGTTacaagtgtttgaaattttgatccttgaggtgtccttaagcgcacctcttcactaggaaatactgaaatggagtgcatctaacgggtgattctcatagaatatAATCTCAATGAGCTTACGTCATtttgcgaaatatcaatgtggagactatgtagttggtgatgatggttgaagctgaaaatcaggtgtttttcacaatacaaggagcattgttgtcaggtgtacctggaaatctatataagATAGAGCGCtgtacctgatctcagattgtagagcacaaccATACGCCCAGAGAGAttctgaattatacatctaaatggtagcaatcggaagatattgttgatcaaaaatctaaaattcattaaaatttatttttccttcaaatttcaatcatttttgaaaaatcataactcagtactcatttgggatagagagttccgaatgttctcattttattcagaatctcatattctagaaaaaaggcgagagcaaattttcctGTCCGATTATGATATTTCGCAGAAATagctggaaaatgagccgaaaatactaggtttttgggccatcctgtatctagcacaaggaaattttgcacgaagaaattggttctggaattctcttatgtacccaaaaaaatatattaaaaaatcagaactacaatataaattgcatgcaccaatgtatatagtgactggactactacAGAAGGCAGTAGCAACAGAAAATTGTCAAGTCTGCCGtcctatcattttcactgactttataaagtgaatttcactatagatTGACCCATAGCGCCAATCACTTGCTTTGTCAAATTGCAGCCTCTTTATTCAAAGCTATAATCAACTTCAAGCATTAATTCTGTAAAAAGTcaaatctgaaatttggcatgaatatttatgctataaagacaactttaaaaataaaataaaacattttagatgtaaattttcaaaatggagGCCATTTCAAAtctttgtttgaaaatttcacGAATgccgttcactttacaaaaactttacaagagACAATAAagttatcaagatttcaaggatacctcatttatcaagattggtcgaagaataacagagaactCAATCCTTTTCGTACTGCATACATGACcatgaacaaacaagatcatctgcaaatcagctggatggccatatggagccataccgagtttcaaagcctcatcttaaatacaattggaattgaaaatttaaaattgatgtttaaattgtgAAGAGTTGTCATGCATGcaatacgaaaataattaatttctttgttattcttcgaccagtcttaataaataaggtatccttgaaatcttgataaaattttctaacttttttgtttcttttaaattttttgtaaagtgaacggttttcgtgaaatttgcaatcaaaatttaaaatgaccgccatttttaaaatttacatctaaaattttttattttattttttaaagttgagtcttcatagcatgaatattcatgccaaatttcagataatTACAACATTTCTTTGTTGGAATAAAAATTCCCAAGTGAAGAAAagaaaatggcagctataaggataaccgatgagctttggacacttcaaatgtCGTATTTCAAATGTGtaatcatccaggaacaataccctagaatgtACGACACTACTTCCGAAAAATTCTGTATTTAATCAACAGAAATAACagatcaaattcaatcaatctttcaagttttattataatatcgagtgacctggctggctcaggtctggtgacaGAGTTTTCAGGTTTAACGATTGTTTTTTAGGCAGCCGTTAACCGACGgctaacgtgtccatccgaaacacgggagtggcccgagaaaaatatcttgcccaggccgtgatttgaacccgggcctctgaattatAAACGCCTCTAAGGCCGGATCCCCTCTAGGCAAGGTGGTGCCAATATCACCAGGAGTCCCAAGAGTCGAAAGGCTTGATCGAATGCGACTAttaggcgttgcacccttcggGGAGTGCGTCGTACAAGTCCGATGACCAGTTGCCTGGGAAAGGCTAGGTCTCGCTCTGTCTGCTCTCATAGTGCTACAGTCTGgtgcaaacattgtttgtcctACGGGGAGTTCGATGTTGGGACTCGGAATCGTCTGTAGACGACTTACAACattcaagttttaattttattggTGGATACGCCATTTCATAATGTTTGTTTCAGGTATCTTTCATTGATGTCGATGATATGTATCCGACAGATTGCGATCTCAGATGTCGCTATTCCTTCAAAACTGCATTCGTACACCCAAATCCAGGAGATAGAATAGCAATATTCAAAGTTGGATGGAAGCATGTTACAGAATACTATCTTTTCAAGATGGTTAAAGTGCCAGCTGAAGAACACGTGCTTGCCTGTCAACGAATATGTTTCTCCGGTAAGTTGATATAACATGTTTGAGAATACAGGGCCAGACCACATAAGGCGTTTCATCAGGCGCTAACCCAATCAGCCATTTGGAAAGCTTCCTGCCTTGTTGACTCTAAAAACGCTTTCTGAAAATGATTGTaaaaacgcttaatatggtcTGGCTCTTAGTCATCAACTTGTAGCTACCGTAACAATCAATTTTTGAGGATGGTTATGAgcccatttttatttattaattcacagTTTTaacgaaattaaaataattaatgttcattCCGTAATTGAACAAAATCATCTTGCTAACAGAAGTGCTTAGTGACTCGTTAGTAACAAGTTAGACTCTAGAATGGAAGGTTGTCGGTTCAGAAACCAAAATCCCAAATCCTGCAAatcttttaagaaattatattttaattagaaTTTGTGATTtctgtaaaatataaaaaaatatttttgtagaataatttctaattgataatttttgtaatattctcaagtaaagtttttcaagttttcatttccAGCTACTTGATAATTTCGTCTGcacattgaaatgaaatgagtgTGATTGCAGCTCCAGTCCTGCCAAAGAATGTGAAGGATCTCTACCAACTTTGTTATCTAACACATGATAATCTGGTGCTCGGAGCTAGCTCACCCTTCAGCTTCTATAACGCGTCCGCTCAGGAACTGGTGTGTGTTGAAGACAAAGCCTGCCAAGAGGTCATGATCTACAAATCTCGTTTGTCTGTGCTCCATGATGGAAGAGTGAGTTCCCACTGCAAATCATCATCCATATCATTCCAATAACTGACATTAAGACAGCTCCCTAATTTCAAGGTCACTTCAATTTTTACGGATTTATGCactgtaaaattgataattgattttatCATCCATTGGTTGTAATNNNNNNNNNNNNNNNNNNNNNNNNNNNNNNNNNNNNNNNNNNNNNNNNNNNNNNNNNNNNNNNNNNNNNNNNNNNNNNNNNNNNNNNNNNNNNNNNNNNNTGTCGATACTAAAAAAGTGCTATACTAAAAAATTTGCCTGTCAAATATTTATCCAATTAGACACTAAGCTGTTCGCCGACTTCTTCcctactccttcttctgctcctcctcTACCAATCTTCACATTCTCTTCCCACTCTACAACTTTCTAAGTTTCTACTCGCAACTTACAGCCAAAGGCCAAACTAGCTATGAAAACGGTACTTTTCTTCCAAGATCGATACATTCTCTCCGTGTCTCTTGCTCAGTTAtaagaatgaagaaattatatgtattcatcaattttttgaaatgtgATATTTATATCGCTCacagagaaaaaaaatttaacaCATTGACAATATGACTAGAAAGGCTGCAAATTAAGGCTAATAAACAGACGTTACAACTTCTATGTTCTATGTGAGGTAAAAATAAAGTAAGCCCTCAGGGCTAAAGCTGGTTGTAATCAAATTTCAGGATAGGACAATCCTAAGAGAAGATACCTATAAATGACTACAATTTAGAATACATACTACTGATAGTTTCAGTAGAGGATTATCATCAAGTCTAAAAAAGAAATATGCTCcgttcgtttaataataattaacattttTGATGATGAGTAATTTTAGGATCTggaatataattgaccgagcgaagtgaggtctaagattcaagtcgacggtttggcatttctcttaagtAGCTTAATATTAAGATTTCTGGGAAGAATTTTTGCGCAATtaccgagaaataaggaaaaatttttgcgcaaataaccctccccctccccctctgcgcatgcgcaaactccccctctcctccccctctccctctccttctccttctccctctccctctccttctccctctcctctccctctccctctccctccctctccctctccctctccctctccttctccctctccctctccctctccctctccttatcttatctcccctctcccagtgaggacgagggggttgaaaagagagagagtgatatcTCTCTCAGAGagggaaaaaaatttccctttttggaggaaaaattccctctctctatagtgacagattaaagtgaatccatctaatgctatactgacagattaaagtgaatgctaaatgagggaaaaaattctctactatcaaattaaagtgaatccatctaatgctatactgtcaaattaaagtgaatgctaaatgagggaaaaattctctactgtcaaattaaagtgaatctgttacatctttatactgagtgaatctgttacatctttatactgtaaaattataaagtgattgcaaattaatacatctaataacttatactgtcaaattaaagtgaatccatatttattctgagtgaatctgttacatctttatactgtaaaattataaagtgattgcaaattgaataattcggagggtacGAGAGAGTGTGATACACCcatcgtttctctgtctcttgcataagcttaaagattgtgcaaactactaggtggaaaaaaaaacagatggccccatgcgttatctcctattctcgcTTACTCgctactgctttttcctctattacgaaagccatgtgaaagagaaatcagtcgtgagttcctttttaatcccgccttcctatactgccagttgaagtgaatccatattattcactttatatgTCACTTTATATGTGGCTTGCACCCAACTCGAGCCTCCTGGCACGTTGCCGCTTTTCCTCTCAACAACGAAATAAGCTATTTTGAACCATCTCTTATCACTGAAAATCCAATGTTCCCGGTTCACACACCTAGCAATGAGATTTCGCTACAACTCTTCACATTCCTgcaatatcaattaattataattattccactGTCACCAATCTTTAATACTGCTGGCTTTTCTATGATTGAGATAACTACGATAATAAATACAATTGCTGTAGATTGAAGATTCCTACAGCATTCCCTGTTATGACATTTATGacatgttctgtattttattttactgagtaggCTCAATCCAGAAATTACTTGAACAGAAATAAACGAGTTACGATTTTACTTCTCAACAACCATTAATGATAATGTAGATGACAAGATTTTTTAACAACAGAGTTTTAGCTGGTTCTATCTAGTTTTCAAACCCTGTGTCAACGCTACATAAATTCGTTCAAGAAAATATTATCGTAACTACATTAATGCATCAAACTCTCAAGAGACCGatgcattttttcaacatcGAGTTCAATGCATTACTTTCAAGTATAAATAAAAGTGCCTATAGGCTCCTGACAAGAGACAAcgaaaatatttatcataacTACATTAATGCATCAAACTCTCAAGAGACCGatgcattttttcaacatcGAGTTCAATGCATTACTTTCAAGTATAAATAAAAGTGCCTATAGGCTCCTGACAAGAGACAACTatcatttgataaattaatatcattgaTGTCACCAAAATTGTGCATCAGAGTTGAAGCAAAATTAGATGAAGTTGCACTGATGTAAAGATGTAGAAAGTACTTGAAGGTGATTGTTAAGAATGAAAAGCAAGTAGATTATTTGAGTAACAAATTAAGACTGGTAGTAATATTATGGAAGCAGATTTAGACAGAACTTTTTTCTatcaaaggaaaaatgaaagctattgattatagttatatttgagtaattatgcaatattttttttttatttagtattttttttttttttttttttttttttttttttttttgaaaaccacAGAGACATTCAGGGAACAGCAACTAgcagaattttaaaatacaaatttgagagagagaaactcTCTTCGATCATAGTGACTTGTGATCACAATCCCTTACACTTGGGAGATTTGTC is part of the Nilaparvata lugens isolate BPH chromosome Y, ASM1435652v1, whole genome shotgun sequence genome and encodes:
- the LOC120355142 gene encoding calcium-binding and coiled-coil domain-containing protein 2-like, with amino-acid sequence MYPTDCDLRCRYSFKTAFVHPNPGDRIAIFKVGWKHVTEYYLFKMVKVPAEEHVLACQRICFSAPVLPKNVKDLYQLCYLTHDNLVLGASSPFSFYNASAQELVCVEDKACQEVMIYKSRLSVLHDGRRHSGNSN